The following are from one region of the Escherichia sp. E4742 genome:
- the der gene encoding ribosome biogenesis GTPase Der — MVPVVALVGRPNVGKSTLFNRLTRTRDALVADFPGLTRDRKYGRAEIEGREFICIDTGGIDGTEDGVETRMAEQSLLAIEEADVVLFMVDARAGLMPADEAIAKHLRSREKPTFLVANKTDGLDPDQAIVDFYSLGLGEIYPIAASHGRGVLSLLEHVLLPWMEDIAPQEEVDEDAEYWAQFEAQENGEEEEEEDDFDPQSLPIKLAIVGRPNVGKSTLTNRILGEERVVVYDMPGTTRDSIYIPMERDGREYVLIDTAGVRKRGKITDAVEKFSVIKTLQAIEDANVVMLVIDAREGISDQDLSLLGFILNSGRSLVIVVNKWDGLSQEVKEQVKETLDFRLGFIDFARVHFISALHGSGVGNLFESVREAYDSSTRRVGTSMLTRIMTMAVEDHQPPLVRGRRVKLKYAHAGGYNPPIVVIHGNQVKDLPDSYKRYLMNYFRKSLDVMGTPIRIQFKEGENPYANKRNTLTPTQMRKRKRLMKHIKKSK; from the coding sequence ATGGTACCTGTGGTCGCGCTTGTCGGGCGCCCTAACGTAGGAAAATCCACGTTATTTAACCGTCTAACTCGCACCCGAGATGCGCTGGTTGCGGATTTCCCGGGTCTGACTCGTGACCGTAAGTACGGTCGTGCAGAAATTGAAGGCCGCGAGTTTATCTGTATTGATACCGGCGGTATTGACGGTACGGAAGACGGTGTTGAAACCCGCATGGCGGAACAGTCGCTGCTGGCGATTGAAGAGGCGGATGTAGTGCTGTTTATGGTGGATGCGCGCGCGGGTCTGATGCCTGCGGATGAAGCCATTGCCAAACATCTGCGTTCCCGCGAAAAGCCAACCTTCCTGGTGGCGAACAAGACCGATGGACTGGACCCAGATCAAGCAATCGTTGATTTTTATTCACTCGGTTTAGGTGAAATCTACCCAATTGCCGCTTCGCATGGTCGTGGCGTATTAAGTCTGCTGGAGCACGTGCTGCTGCCGTGGATGGAAGATATCGCGCCGCAAGAAGAAGTCGACGAAGACGCTGAATACTGGGCGCAATTTGAAGCGCAAGAGAACGGCGAGGAAGAAGAAGAGGAAGACGACTTCGATCCGCAAAGTCTGCCGATCAAACTGGCGATTGTTGGTCGTCCGAACGTCGGTAAGTCTACGCTCACTAACCGTATTCTCGGTGAAGAACGCGTTGTGGTTTACGACATGCCAGGCACAACGCGTGACAGTATCTACATTCCAATGGAACGTGACGGACGTGAGTATGTACTCATTGACACCGCAGGCGTACGTAAACGCGGAAAAATCACCGATGCGGTAGAGAAGTTCTCAGTAATCAAAACGTTGCAGGCAATTGAAGATGCCAACGTGGTGATGCTGGTGATTGATGCGCGCGAAGGTATTTCCGATCAGGATCTCTCCCTGCTGGGCTTTATTCTCAATAGTGGGCGCTCACTTGTGATTGTGGTGAACAAGTGGGATGGCCTGAGCCAGGAAGTGAAAGAGCAGGTGAAAGAGACGCTGGACTTCCGTCTGGGCTTTATTGATTTTGCTCGCGTGCACTTTATCTCTGCATTGCACGGCAGTGGTGTTGGTAACCTGTTTGAATCAGTGCGTGAAGCGTATGACAGTTCCACTCGTCGTGTAGGTACGTCTATGCTGACACGTATCATGACCATGGCTGTTGAAGATCACCAGCCGCCGCTGGTTCGCGGGCGTCGTGTGAAGCTGAAATATGCCCACGCCGGTGGTTACAACCCGCCGATTGTGGTGATTCACGGTAACCAGGTAAAAGACCTGCCGGATTCGTACAAACGTTACCTGATGAACTACTTCCGCAAATCTCTGGACGTGATGGGTACGCCGATTCGTATTCAGTTCAAGGAAGGGGAAAACCCGTATGCGAACAAGCGAAACACCCTGACGCCGACTCAGATGCGTAAACGTAAACGCTTAATGAAGCATATTAAGAAAAGTAAGTAA
- the bamB gene encoding outer membrane protein assembly factor BamB: MQLRKLLLPGLLSVTLLSGCSLFNSEEDVVKMSPLPTVENQFTPTTAWSTSVGSGIGNFYSNLHPALADNVVYAADRAGLVKAMNADDGKEIWSVSLAEKDGWLSKEPALLSGGVTVAGGHVYIGSEKAQVYALNTSDGTVAWQTKVAGEALSRPVVSDGLVLIHTSNGQLQALNEADGAVKWTVNLDMPSLSLRGESAPATAFGAAVVGGDNGRVSAVLMQQGQMIWQQRISQATGSTEIDRLSDVDTTPVIINGVVFALAYNGNLTALDLRSGQIMWKRELGSVNDFIVDGNRIYLVDQNDRVMALTIDGGVTLWTQSDLLHRLLTSPVLYNGNLVVGDSEGYLHWINVEDGRFVAQQKVDSSGFQTDPVAADGKLLIQAKDGTVYSITR, from the coding sequence ATGCAATTGCGTAAATTACTGCTGCCAGGACTGCTTTCCGTTACTCTTTTAAGCGGCTGTTCGCTGTTTAACAGCGAAGAAGATGTGGTAAAGATGTCCCCATTGCCGACCGTTGAAAACCAGTTTACGCCGACCACGGCGTGGAGCACCTCTGTTGGTAGCGGCATTGGCAACTTCTATTCTAATCTTCATCCGGCACTGGCGGACAACGTTGTCTATGCAGCGGACCGCGCTGGTTTAGTAAAAGCGATGAATGCGGATGACGGTAAAGAAATCTGGTCTGTCAGTCTGGCCGAGAAAGATGGCTGGTTGTCTAAAGAGCCAGCATTGCTTTCTGGCGGCGTGACCGTAGCAGGTGGTCACGTTTACATTGGCAGCGAAAAGGCGCAGGTTTACGCGCTGAATACCAGCGATGGTACTGTAGCATGGCAAACTAAAGTCGCAGGCGAAGCACTTTCTCGCCCGGTGGTTAGTGATGGTCTGGTACTTATCCACACCAGTAATGGTCAGTTACAAGCGCTGAACGAAGCAGACGGTGCTGTTAAATGGACAGTTAACCTCGATATGCCTTCGCTCTCTTTGCGTGGCGAATCTGCGCCAGCCACAGCGTTTGGCGCAGCAGTCGTTGGTGGTGATAATGGCCGCGTCAGCGCAGTACTGATGCAACAGGGTCAGATGATTTGGCAACAGCGCATCTCCCAGGCGACCGGCTCTACTGAAATCGACCGTCTGAGCGATGTTGACACAACCCCAGTAATCATTAACGGCGTTGTTTTTGCACTGGCCTATAATGGTAACCTGACGGCGCTTGATCTGCGCAGCGGTCAGATTATGTGGAAACGCGAACTGGGTTCGGTGAATGATTTCATCGTCGATGGCAACCGCATCTATCTGGTCGATCAAAATGACCGGGTGATGGCGTTGACCATTGATGGCGGCGTTACGCTGTGGACGCAAAGCGATCTGTTGCATCGCCTGCTGACTTCTCCGGTGCTGTATAATGGCAACCTGGTGGTGGGTGACAGTGAAGGCTATCTGCACTGGATTAATGTGGAAGATGGACGTTTCGTTGCCCAACAAAAAGTTGATAGCTCCGGTTTCCAGACTGACCCGGTTGCCGCTGATGGCAAACTGCTGATCCAGGCAAAAGACGGGACCGTGTACTCCATTACACGTTAA
- the yfgM gene encoding ancillary SecYEG translocon subunit YfgM has translation MEIYENENDQVEAVKRFFAENGKALAVGVILGVGALIGWRYWNSHQVESSRSTSLAYQNAVTAVSEGKPDSIPAAEKFAAENKNTYGALASLELAQQFVDKNELEKAAAQLQQGLADTSDENLKAVINLRLARVQVQLKQADAALKTLETIKGEGWAAIVADLRGEALLSKGDKQGARSAWEAGVKSDATPALSEMMQMKINNLSI, from the coding sequence GTGGAAATTTACGAGAACGAAAACGACCAGGTTGAAGCGGTTAAACGCTTTTTTGCTGAAAATGGCAAAGCACTGGCTGTTGGGGTGATTTTAGGCGTTGGCGCACTGATTGGCTGGCGCTACTGGAACAGCCATCAGGTTGAGTCCTCACGATCCACTTCTCTTGCTTATCAAAATGCGGTTACCGCAGTGAGCGAAGGCAAACCAGACAGCATTCCGGCGGCGGAAAAATTCGCTGCTGAAAATAAAAATACTTATGGCGCGCTGGCTTCTTTGGAACTTGCGCAGCAATTTGTTGACAAAAATGAACTAGAGAAAGCTGCCGCCCAATTGCAACAAGGGTTGGCGGACACGAGCGATGAAAATCTCAAAGCCGTGATAAATCTGCGTCTTGCACGAGTTCAGGTGCAGCTCAAGCAGGCTGATGCCGCGCTGAAAACCCTTGAAACCATTAAAGGTGAAGGGTGGGCTGCTATTGTTGCCGATCTGCGTGGTGAAGCATTGCTGAGCAAAGGTGATAAGCAAGGTGCGCGTAGTGCATGGGAAGCAGGCGTGAAAAGCGATGCTACCCCGGCACTGAGCGAAATGATGCAGATGAAAATTAATAATTTGTCCATCTGA
- the hisS gene encoding histidine--tRNA ligase produces the protein MAKNIQAIRGMNDYLPGETAIWQRIEGTLKNVLGSYGYSEIRLPIVEQTPLFKRAIGEVTDVVEKEMYTFEDRNGDSLTLRPEGTAGCVRAGIEHGLLYNQEQRLWYIGPMFRHERPQKGRYRQFHQLGCEVFGLQGPDIDAELIMLTARWWRALGISEHVTLELNSIGSLEARANYRDALVAFLEQHKEKLDEDCKRRMYTNPLRVLDSKNPEVQALLNDAPALGDYLDEESREHFAGLCKLLESAGIAYTVNQRLVRGLDYYNRTVFEWVTNSLGSQGTVCAGGRYDGLVEQLGGRATPAVGFAMGLERLVLLVQAVNPEFKADPVIDIYLVASGADTQSAALALAERLRDELPGVKLMTNHGGGNFKKQFARADKWGARVAVVLGESEVANGTAVVKDLRSGEQMAVAQDSVAAHLRTLLG, from the coding sequence GGCACACTGAAAAACGTGCTCGGCAGCTACGGTTACAGTGAAATCCGCTTGCCGATTGTAGAGCAGACCCCGCTATTCAAACGTGCGATTGGTGAAGTCACCGACGTGGTTGAAAAAGAGATGTATACCTTTGAGGATCGCAATGGCGACAGCCTGACTTTGCGCCCTGAAGGGACGGCGGGCTGTGTACGCGCCGGCATCGAGCATGGTCTTCTGTACAATCAGGAACAGCGTCTGTGGTATATCGGGCCGATGTTCCGCCATGAGCGTCCGCAAAAAGGCCGTTATCGTCAATTCCATCAGCTAGGTTGTGAAGTCTTCGGTCTGCAGGGTCCGGATATTGATGCCGAACTGATCATGCTCACCGCCCGCTGGTGGCGTGCGCTGGGTATCTCTGAACACGTTACCCTCGAGTTGAACTCAATCGGTTCACTGGAAGCGCGAGCGAACTATCGCGATGCGTTGGTGGCATTCCTCGAACAGCATAAAGAAAAGCTGGACGAAGACTGCAAACGCCGCATGTACACCAACCCGCTGCGCGTGCTGGATTCCAAAAATCCGGAAGTGCAGGCGTTACTCAATGACGCTCCGGCGTTAGGCGATTATCTTGACGAGGAGTCTCGCGAGCATTTTGCTGGTCTGTGCAAACTGCTGGAGAGCGCAGGTATTGCCTACACCGTCAACCAGCGTTTGGTGCGTGGTCTGGATTACTACAATCGTACCGTTTTCGAATGGGTGACTAACAGCCTCGGTTCCCAGGGAACCGTGTGCGCAGGCGGTCGTTATGACGGTCTGGTGGAACAGCTGGGTGGCCGTGCAACACCGGCAGTAGGTTTTGCGATGGGCCTCGAACGTCTTGTGTTGTTAGTTCAGGCAGTTAATCCGGAATTTAAAGCCGATCCCGTTATCGATATATACCTGGTGGCTTCAGGCGCCGATACGCAATCTGCGGCGCTGGCATTAGCTGAGCGTCTGCGTGATGAATTACCGGGTGTGAAATTGATGACCAACCACGGCGGCGGCAACTTTAAGAAACAGTTTGCCCGTGCTGATAAATGGGGCGCACGCGTTGCTGTGGTGCTGGGTGAGTCCGAAGTGGCCAACGGCACGGCAGTAGTGAAGGATTTGCGCTCTGGTGAGCAAATGGCAGTTGCGCAGGATAGCGTAGCCGCGCATTTGCGCACGTTACTGGGTTAA